A single genomic interval of Flavihumibacter rivuli harbors:
- a CDS encoding isocitrate dehydrogenase (NADP(+)) gives MSKKIKVANPVVELDGDEMTRIIWQFIKDKLILPYLELDIKYYDLGIEHRDATNDQVTVDAANAIKQYGVGIKCATITPDEARVKEFNLKQMWKSPNGTIRNILDGTVFREPIVINNIPRLVTNWTAPIIVGRHAFGDQYRATDTVIKGKGKLTMTFTPEDGGEPQTFEVYNFNGDGVAMTMYNTDESIKGFARSCFNMALSKGWPLYLSTKNTILKKYDGRFKDIFQDIYENEFKAAFDAAGITYEHRLIDDMVASALKWNGNFVWACKNYDGDVQSDTVAQGFGSLGLMTSVLITPDGKTLESEAAHGTVTRHYRDHQAGKPTSTNPIASIFAWTRGLAFRGKLDGNQELIDFSNALEQVCIETVESGKMTKDLAVCVHGNKVKHGEHYLYTQEFLDAIDENLRKKMGL, from the coding sequence ATGAGCAAGAAAATTAAAGTGGCCAATCCTGTAGTAGAACTGGACGGGGACGAGATGACCAGGATCATCTGGCAATTCATCAAAGACAAGCTGATCCTACCTTACCTGGAGCTGGACATCAAATATTACGACCTTGGCATCGAGCATCGTGATGCTACCAATGACCAGGTTACCGTTGATGCCGCCAATGCGATCAAACAATACGGTGTAGGGATCAAGTGCGCAACCATTACCCCTGACGAAGCAAGGGTAAAGGAATTCAACCTCAAGCAAATGTGGAAAAGCCCCAATGGCACCATCCGTAACATCCTGGATGGAACCGTATTCAGGGAGCCCATCGTGATCAACAATATTCCGCGACTGGTGACCAACTGGACCGCGCCTATCATTGTTGGCCGTCATGCATTTGGCGATCAATATCGTGCAACCGACACCGTTATAAAGGGCAAAGGCAAACTGACCATGACCTTTACACCGGAAGACGGTGGTGAACCCCAAACATTCGAGGTATACAATTTCAATGGGGACGGCGTTGCCATGACCATGTATAATACCGATGAAAGCATCAAGGGCTTCGCCCGCTCCTGCTTTAATATGGCATTGAGCAAAGGCTGGCCATTGTACCTTTCTACCAAGAATACCATCCTGAAGAAATATGATGGCCGTTTCAAGGACATCTTCCAGGATATCTATGAGAATGAATTCAAGGCAGCATTCGATGCAGCAGGCATCACCTATGAGCATCGCCTGATCGATGACATGGTAGCCAGCGCCCTGAAGTGGAATGGCAATTTTGTTTGGGCATGTAAGAACTATGATGGCGACGTACAAAGCGACACAGTTGCCCAGGGCTTTGGTTCGCTAGGCCTGATGACCTCTGTACTGATCACCCCCGATGGAAAGACACTGGAATCCGAGGCTGCTCACGGCACGGTTACCCGTCACTACCGTGACCACCAGGCCGGCAAGCCCACTTCCACCAACCCTATCGCCTCTATCTTTGCCTGGACAAGGGGACTGGCCTTCCGCGGAAAGCTGGATGGCAACCAGGAATTGATCGATTTCAGCAATGCCCTTGAACAAGTATGTATTGAAACGGTAGAAAGCGGCAAGATGACCAAGGACCTGGCAGTATGTGTCCATGGTAACAAAGTAAAACATGGAGAGCACTATTTGTACACCCAGGAATTCCTCGATGCCATCGATGAGAACCTGAGGAAGAAGATGGGACTCTAA
- a CDS encoding Crp/Fnr family transcriptional regulator — MPEEVLSYVRRFVDLDPAEAKLFTRQVQVMTCSARQVLTGMGEVENHIYFIRKGIVRKYFTKGKEEVTVQLCSKGDLTSSIASFITGKPSDYVLETLEPSALVFITRSGLDQLYSCGVNFEKMGRMIFLEAMLAKERWDMERMLHSPLERFQSFNQKHPHLMQQVPQKYLASLLDIEPETFSRYKARLAGHAAAKNHKKNAQ; from the coding sequence ATGCCTGAGGAAGTGCTATCATATGTGAGAAGGTTTGTAGATCTTGATCCTGCAGAAGCTAAGCTGTTCACCAGGCAGGTGCAGGTCATGACCTGTTCTGCCAGGCAGGTGCTTACGGGGATGGGGGAGGTGGAAAATCATATCTATTTTATCCGCAAAGGCATTGTCCGGAAGTATTTCACAAAGGGTAAGGAGGAGGTAACGGTACAACTCTGCTCCAAAGGTGACCTTACCTCTTCCATTGCTTCATTCATTACAGGAAAGCCTTCCGATTACGTCCTGGAAACGCTTGAACCTTCTGCACTGGTATTCATTACCCGTTCCGGCCTGGATCAGCTTTATTCCTGTGGGGTGAATTTTGAAAAGATGGGCAGGATGATCTTTCTCGAGGCAATGCTGGCCAAGGAGCGCTGGGATATGGAAAGGATGCTCCATAGTCCACTTGAAAGGTTCCAGTCTTTTAACCAAAAGCACCCCCACCTGATGCAGCAGGTGCCACAAAAGTACCTGGCATCCCTTTTGGATATTGAGCCCGAAACCTTTAGCCGGTACAAAGCCAGGCTGGCTGGTCATGCAGCGGCCAAAAACCATAAGAAGAATGCCCAATAA
- a CDS encoding Crp/Fnr family transcriptional regulator — MPNNQHKQLEAGINNLYAFLHQYTGISKEDFSNLSKYVELRRVERKHQLIKPGEIEPYLNFILKGVIRKYVMVGKKEITLQLSKEGHIIHSELSFHTQTASECYIEAIESSTLLSITYDNLQRLYLEFPVVNKLSRLLISDMYVRKDRRDMEHIRLDTKERFLKYMNRHPDMIQRVSQKYIASYLNIKPETFSRLKHLMRKRPVDPAG, encoded by the coding sequence ATGCCCAATAACCAACATAAACAACTGGAAGCAGGCATCAATAACTTATATGCCTTCCTGCACCAGTATACTGGTATCAGTAAGGAGGATTTTTCCAATCTGAGCAAGTATGTTGAGTTGAGGCGGGTGGAACGCAAACACCAACTCATCAAACCAGGCGAAATAGAACCCTACCTTAATTTTATTCTCAAGGGGGTGATCCGTAAGTACGTGATGGTAGGTAAAAAGGAGATCACCCTGCAGTTGTCCAAGGAAGGCCATATCATCCATTCTGAATTATCCTTCCATACCCAGACCGCTTCCGAATGTTATATTGAGGCGATTGAGTCTTCCACCCTTTTATCTATCACCTATGACAACCTGCAGCGCCTTTACCTGGAGTTCCCGGTAGTGAATAAGTTATCTAGACTGTTGATCAGTGATATGTATGTCAGGAAAGACCGCCGCGATATGGAACATATCCGGCTGGATACCAAGGAGCGCTTCCTGAAATACATGAACAGGCATCCTGACATGATCCAGCGGGTTTCCCAAAAGTATATCGCGTCCTACCTGAATATTAAGCCGGAAACCTTTAGTCGGCTCAAGCACCTGATGAGGAAGCGTCCTGTTGATCCTGCAGGTTGA